A genomic region of Devosia ginsengisoli contains the following coding sequences:
- a CDS encoding efflux RND transporter periplasmic adaptor subunit yields MRVLFSYGLAFLILLGIGGWLATGTLVVGGQGPGNGEKPIISVIEGQENGPLHTTLAEAGVLAEHPHPATDPHLTIAQRNEQESGASAPLPTVQTVTYVAQPMKIDVPLRGRTQAKATVGAVAETAGIVDVVHVTKGQSVDVGDLLCTLDQGTRAAAVAQAKAGLEQADAGLQQAQANFDTNAELRAKGLAAPNTARDLEVALSGARASLSSAQAGLDNAEAELDRTEIKAKVAGVVQDPLAIAGSMLGQGQPCATIVQLNPMLFLGQVPESRIDLAKLGLDAVITTVPGAKVDGKVTFISAVADNATRSFPVEIEFANEDLSIRDGVTAEAIVTLGTAPGHLLPQSVLTLDDEGTLGVRTVENGVVAFHAITIVSDTRAGVWVTGLPLSATVITVGQENVTAGQAVDATEAKAPTASEESV; encoded by the coding sequence ATGCGTGTATTGTTTTCCTATGGCCTGGCCTTTCTGATCCTGCTCGGGATCGGCGGTTGGCTGGCAACAGGGACATTGGTTGTCGGCGGCCAGGGCCCCGGCAATGGCGAAAAGCCGATCATTTCCGTGATCGAGGGCCAGGAAAACGGCCCCCTTCACACGACCCTCGCCGAAGCCGGCGTGCTGGCCGAGCATCCCCATCCTGCAACCGACCCGCACCTGACCATTGCCCAGCGCAATGAGCAGGAAAGCGGCGCGTCGGCGCCCCTGCCGACCGTGCAGACCGTGACCTATGTGGCCCAGCCGATGAAGATCGACGTGCCGCTGCGCGGGCGCACCCAGGCCAAGGCCACTGTTGGCGCGGTGGCGGAAACCGCCGGCATTGTCGACGTGGTGCATGTGACCAAGGGCCAGTCGGTGGATGTGGGCGACCTGCTCTGCACGCTGGACCAGGGCACGCGCGCTGCCGCGGTGGCGCAGGCCAAGGCGGGGCTCGAACAGGCCGATGCCGGCCTGCAGCAGGCCCAGGCCAATTTCGACACCAATGCCGAATTGCGGGCCAAGGGCCTCGCTGCCCCCAATACCGCGCGTGACCTTGAAGTCGCGCTGAGCGGGGCCAGGGCTTCCCTTTCATCGGCACAGGCCGGCCTCGACAACGCCGAAGCCGAACTCGACCGCACCGAAATCAAGGCCAAGGTGGCCGGTGTCGTGCAGGACCCGCTGGCCATTGCAGGCTCCATGCTCGGCCAGGGCCAGCCCTGCGCGACGATCGTGCAGCTCAACCCCATGCTCTTCCTCGGCCAGGTGCCGGAATCGCGCATCGACCTGGCCAAGCTCGGTCTCGATGCGGTCATCACCACGGTGCCCGGCGCCAAGGTGGACGGCAAGGTGACGTTCATTTCGGCCGTTGCCGACAATGCGACGCGCTCCTTCCCGGTCGAAATCGAATTCGCCAATGAAGACCTGTCGATCCGCGACGGCGTGACGGCGGAAGCCATCGTGACCCTGGGCACCGCCCCCGGCCACCTGCTGCCGCAGTCGGTGCTGACGCTTGACGACGAGGGCACGCTGGGCGTGCGCACTGTCGAAAACGGCGTGGTGGCATTCCATGCGATCACCATCGTCAGCGACACCCGCGCCGGCGTGTGGGTCACCGGGCTGCCGCTCAGCGCCACGGTGATCACCGTCGGGCAGGAAAACGTGACCGCCGGCCAGGCCGTGGATGCCACGGAAGCCAAAGCTCCCACCGCCAGCGAAGAAAGCGTCTGA
- a CDS encoding PadR family transcriptional regulator, with protein MNVRTLCLSILYEGEATGYEIRRLCVEGECAYFVEASFGSIYPALAKLEDEGLVTSRTEQQVGKPAKKVYSITEAGRTAFAEELAGPLGDDVFRSPFLLFARFAHILPRELVEARANEFLQRTIDSHRKLEEAFNERGSNAGDTWVINYGRAIMEVAERHMRSHMHELINLAKAEPKKDAAE; from the coding sequence ATGAATGTCAGAACCCTTTGTCTATCGATCCTCTACGAGGGCGAAGCGACCGGATATGAAATCCGGCGGCTTTGCGTCGAAGGCGAATGCGCCTACTTCGTCGAAGCGAGCTTCGGTTCGATCTACCCTGCCCTCGCCAAGCTGGAGGACGAGGGTCTCGTCACCAGCCGGACCGAACAGCAGGTCGGCAAGCCGGCCAAGAAAGTCTATTCCATTACCGAGGCGGGCCGCACGGCCTTTGCCGAGGAACTGGCCGGACCGCTTGGCGACGACGTGTTCCGCAGCCCGTTCCTGCTGTTTGCCCGTTTCGCGCATATTTTGCCGCGCGAACTGGTCGAGGCAAGGGCCAATGAATTCCTGCAACGAACCATAGACAGTCATCGCAAGCTTGAGGAGGCGTTCAACGAACGCGGCAGCAATGCGGGTGACACATGGGTCATCAATTATGGACGTGCGATTATGGAGGTTGCCGAACGGCACATGCGCTCCCATATGCACGAACTGATCAATTTGGCGAAAGCCGAGCCGAAAAAAGACGCGGCTGAGTAA
- a CDS encoding LysM peptidoglycan-binding domain-containing protein — MLAGPSVVNCFNSEDGMGMCLRGKMTEAGILPAPAPVATAEAEAPAPEQAAVVEPAIAEPALDVTPAPEVPDDLIAATFGLLRAEPDGSVVIAGSGTPGTEIEVYSGESLLGKATVESSGDWVLVPDAPIAPGGTEITLAEVGKTGRAAQSFVVVINDDKTSEPLVVASTPGAASEVLQGLDRPGSDTTTQLAAADPVTPPAAPAPAATPAPTAPTAETPAAAATPAAPAAPAPTATPPEATATPAAEPAPTSEPAPASIEPAPAATPAAPAPAEPAPVAEPTTAPPAPAQPAAPAPAPAEPAPATEPAIAATEPPATPPAEQPATSVAVADPVAPAPAPAAPTVASVPPTIDAIEIEGDRTFFAGAGTEGATMRLYVDDAFIADATVADGRWLVEAGKVLTQSEQRVRIDMLQPGSATVAARSEVDFVVDLPAEAAPTAVAEAPAPAQPAAAPTPAPAEPAPAAEPAPAAQPQPAAAAPEPAVTAPAEPAVEPAPTAEPAPAAEPAPAAEPAAPAAEPAPAPAAEPAPAPAAEPAVPTLVAVAVGGPDAERFASGKAIIRRGDNLWTIARRVYGEGIKYTTIYDANSGQIRDPDRIYPGQVFELPN, encoded by the coding sequence GTGCTGGCAGGTCCGTCCGTCGTCAATTGCTTCAATTCCGAAGACGGCATGGGCATGTGCCTGCGCGGCAAGATGACCGAAGCCGGCATTCTGCCCGCTCCGGCCCCCGTCGCCACCGCCGAGGCCGAAGCGCCCGCGCCCGAACAGGCCGCCGTGGTAGAGCCGGCCATCGCCGAGCCTGCCCTCGACGTAACGCCGGCCCCCGAAGTTCCGGACGATCTGATCGCCGCCACGTTCGGCCTGCTCCGTGCCGAGCCCGACGGCTCCGTGGTCATCGCCGGCAGCGGCACGCCAGGCACCGAGATCGAGGTCTATTCGGGCGAATCCCTGCTCGGCAAGGCCACGGTCGAATCCAGCGGCGACTGGGTGCTCGTGCCCGATGCACCGATCGCCCCCGGCGGTACCGAGATCACTCTGGCCGAAGTCGGCAAGACCGGCCGCGCCGCCCAGTCCTTCGTCGTCGTCATCAACGACGACAAGACCAGCGAGCCGCTGGTCGTCGCCAGCACCCCCGGCGCCGCCAGCGAAGTGCTGCAGGGCCTCGACCGCCCCGGTTCCGACACCACGACCCAGCTTGCCGCCGCCGATCCGGTCACGCCGCCCGCAGCGCCAGCCCCGGCGGCGACACCAGCGCCGACGGCCCCCACTGCCGAGACACCCGCTGCCGCCGCCACCCCGGCCGCGCCCGCGGCGCCTGCACCGACCGCGACGCCGCCTGAGGCAACCGCAACGCCTGCGGCCGAGCCCGCACCAACTTCGGAACCTGCACCCGCGTCGATTGAACCGGCCCCTGCGGCAACACCCGCTGCGCCGGCTCCCGCCGAACCCGCGCCCGTGGCAGAGCCAACCACCGCTCCGCCTGCGCCGGCTCAACCAGCGGCACCCGCACCTGCGCCCGCCGAACCGGCCCCAGCCACGGAACCTGCCATCGCCGCCACCGAGCCACCAGCCACGCCGCCAGCCGAGCAGCCTGCCACATCGGTGGCCGTCGCCGACCCGGTCGCTCCGGCGCCGGCGCCTGCCGCTCCCACCGTTGCCAGCGTGCCCCCCACTATCGATGCCATCGAGATCGAGGGCGACCGCACCTTCTTTGCCGGCGCCGGCACGGAAGGCGCCACCATGCGCCTCTATGTCGACGATGCCTTCATCGCCGACGCCACCGTGGCCGACGGCCGCTGGCTGGTCGAGGCCGGCAAGGTGCTGACCCAGTCCGAACAGCGCGTCCGCATCGACATGCTGCAGCCCGGCAGCGCCACTGTTGCCGCCCGCTCCGAAGTCGATTTCGTCGTAGACCTGCCCGCCGAAGCGGCCCCCACCGCCGTCGCCGAAGCGCCGGCTCCCGCCCAGCCCGCTGCAGCGCCCACTCCTGCGCCCGCTGAACCCGCCCCGGCAGCCGAACCGGCTCCCGCCGCCCAGCCTCAGCCGGCAGCGGCCGCCCCGGAACCCGCTGTAACCGCCCCGGCTGAGCCCGCGGTCGAACCGGCGCCCACGGCTGAACCAGCACCTGCCGCCGAACCAGCCCCAGCCGCCGAGCCCGCCGCGCCCGCGGCTGAACCGGCCCCTGCGCCAGCGGCTGAGCCGGCTCCCGCACCCGCCGCCGAACCGGCCGTGCCGACCCTCGTCGCCGTGGCCGTCGGTGGTCCCGATGCCGAGCGCTTCGCCTCCGGCAAGGCCATCATCCGTCGCGGTGACAACCTCTGGACTATTGCCCGCCGCGTCTATGGCGAGGGCATAAAATACACCACCATCTACGACGCCAATTCCGGCCAAATTCGCGATCCCGACCGGATTTACCCCGGCCAGGTGTTCGAATTGCCCAACTAA
- a CDS encoding ABCB family ABC transporter ATP-binding protein/permease: MSSDTAAPKPSVSADEGSLFSTVRNLWSYMWPADRPDLRLRVILAIGALLLSKVATTLIPFAYKGIIDSLDGSAPNGALILGLAVPIVLVIAYVLGNIIDAGFQQLRDVLFASVGQHAVRKLALQTFHHLHRLSLRFHLARRTGGLSRVIERGTKGIETIVRFAMLNIAPTIVEFVVTAIIFVWMFGITYLGVLVVMIWGYLYFTIKASNWRISIRRDMNNSDTDANGKAIDSLLNYETVKYFANEKMEAERYDTSMAGYERSAIRIWTSLGFLNFGQAVIFYAGFLIIAIMAIVGVMNQTLTLGDFVLLNTFLMQIYRPLNFIGFVYRELRQGLTDIEEMFKLLDQDPEVQDKPDAQPLAISGPVIRFDNVSFHYDPERPILKGVSFEVPAGKTVAIVGPTGAGKSTISRLLYRFYDVSGGSITIDGQDLRDVTQESLRSAIGMVPQDTVLFNDTIGYNIEYGRPGASAEDVRAAAAMAQVGPFIETLPKGYDTPVGERGLKLSGGEKQRVAIARTILKAPSILILDEATSALDTKTERDIQSALDVVSKNRTSVVIAHRLSTVVNADEILVLRDGVVAERGNHVALLAHDGLYAQMWNRQREATEAEEQLLRTANDPDGFVKRGLPAAE, translated from the coding sequence ATGTCGTCTGACACCGCCGCGCCGAAACCGTCCGTGAGCGCGGACGAGGGATCGTTGTTCTCTACCGTTCGCAACCTGTGGTCCTATATGTGGCCCGCCGACCGCCCGGATTTGCGCCTGCGCGTCATCCTGGCCATCGGTGCCCTGCTGCTCAGCAAGGTCGCCACCACCCTCATTCCCTTCGCCTACAAGGGCATTATCGACAGCCTCGACGGATCGGCGCCCAATGGCGCGCTGATCCTCGGCCTCGCCGTGCCCATCGTGCTGGTCATCGCCTATGTCCTGGGCAACATCATCGATGCCGGCTTCCAGCAATTGCGCGACGTGCTGTTTGCCAGCGTCGGCCAGCATGCCGTGCGCAAGCTGGCTTTGCAGACCTTCCACCATCTCCATCGCCTGTCGTTGCGCTTCCATCTGGCGCGCCGCACCGGCGGGCTGAGCCGCGTCATCGAGCGCGGCACCAAGGGCATCGAAACCATCGTGCGTTTCGCCATGCTCAATATCGCGCCGACCATTGTCGAATTCGTCGTCACCGCCATCATCTTTGTCTGGATGTTCGGCATCACCTATCTCGGCGTGCTGGTGGTGATGATCTGGGGCTATCTCTATTTCACCATCAAGGCGTCGAACTGGCGGATATCCATCCGCCGCGACATGAACAATTCCGATACCGACGCCAACGGCAAGGCCATCGACAGCCTGCTGAACTATGAGACGGTCAAGTATTTCGCCAATGAGAAGATGGAGGCCGAGCGCTACGACACGTCCATGGCCGGCTACGAACGCTCCGCCATCCGCATCTGGACCTCGCTGGGTTTCCTCAATTTCGGCCAGGCCGTCATCTTCTATGCCGGCTTCCTCATCATCGCCATCATGGCCATTGTGGGCGTGATGAATCAGACGCTGACGCTGGGCGATTTCGTCCTGCTCAACACCTTCCTGATGCAGATCTACCGGCCGCTCAATTTCATCGGCTTCGTCTATCGCGAACTGCGCCAGGGCCTTACCGACATCGAGGAAATGTTCAAGCTGCTCGACCAGGATCCCGAGGTCCAGGACAAGCCGGATGCGCAGCCCTTGGCCATATCAGGCCCGGTCATCCGCTTCGACAATGTCAGCTTCCACTACGATCCCGAGCGCCCCATCCTCAAGGGCGTCAGCTTCGAAGTGCCCGCCGGCAAGACCGTCGCCATTGTCGGCCCCACCGGCGCCGGCAAGTCCACTATATCGCGGCTGCTCTACCGCTTTTACGATGTCAGCGGTGGCTCTATCACCATAGACGGGCAGGACCTGCGCGACGTCACCCAGGAAAGCCTGCGCTCCGCCATCGGCATGGTCCCGCAGGATACAGTGCTGTTCAACGACACGATCGGCTACAACATCGAATATGGCCGCCCCGGCGCCAGCGCCGAAGATGTGCGTGCCGCCGCCGCCATGGCCCAGGTCGGCCCCTTCATCGAAACCCTGCCCAAGGGCTACGACACCCCGGTCGGCGAACGCGGCCTCAAACTGTCCGGCGGCGAGAAGCAGCGCGTGGCCATCGCCCGCACCATCCTCAAGGCGCCCTCCATCCTCATCCTCGACGAGGCAACCTCGGCCCTCGACACCAAGACCGAGCGCGACATCCAGTCGGCCCTCGATGTCGTGTCGAAGAACCGCACCAGCGTCGTCATCGCCCACCGGCTGTCCACCGTCGTCAATGCCGACGAAATCCTGGTCCTGCGCGATGGCGTCGTCGCCGAACGCGGCAACCACGTGGCGCTGCTGGCCCATGACGGCCTCTACGCCCAGATGTGGAACCGCCAGCGCGAAGCCACCGAGGCCGAGGAACAGCTCCTGCGCACCGCCAACGACCCCGACGGCTTCGTCAAACGCGGCCTGCCAGCCGCCGAATAG
- a CDS encoding efflux RND transporter permease subunit, with the protein MVDFIVKILRMPRVVLTVMVIMLAAGISAYVSLPKESFPAIDVPYLYVSISQTGVSPRDAENLLAKPAEEELATLPGLQNISSTSTTGHASVFLEFDINTDKDQALADTRARMDALKSKLPTDADDPVVAEIDLVGMPIISVAVYGSAPEKELVRRAEDLQDALEGIAEVREAVLSGARDEILEVRIDLLRLEAYGLTASQLFDALAKNNMVVPGGTLNTGQGSFNIEVPGLITDAQDVFELPLKTDGNTVVTFGDVATITRTLADATDYTTVNGSQALIMGVSKKLGTNIIDVSDKVRATTETLAKDWPAGVHYSFFLDQAETTTSLFRSLEAAVLTAVALVLITCVATLGVRPAIMIGMSIPLSFMMAFLVAQSLGMTINMMVMFGLVIAVGVLVDDPVVVVEYAERKLQEGVSKKEAFILAVRKMFVPVVGATATTLGAFVPLLFWPGIIGKFMSYLPMIVIIVMVASLISALIFMPVIGAVIASTHVDEKEKEAADVVMYADKFDSKKVRGLTGIYVRTLEHLLHWPLPTLAVGFAIIIGIFATYVANPTGTEAFPASEPEFATVAVVGRGNYSPEEIRDMMSEIGDEIMQVHGIQDVIMQFGSTGAFGTMPPDTIGNFQLQLVNYNNRVKAEEIFADIRERVAGFAGLDIQVLAAENGPPAGKDINLRVESTNYDDLVPVVAAIREHIESMPNTVDVEDGRPSPGIDWQITIDRNEAGKYGIGVRELAPYVQLVTSGVNLGTYRDAETGKELDIKVRLPEEERTFDALDSMRIATQQGMIPVSNFIERTAVPKVANIQRRNQVYQMPVAAGLADLPEGVYAADRVAELQSWIAEQPFPETVTIAYGGAEEQMGDANAFIIQAFGMAMFLIFFILLLEYNSFYQVMVTLSTVIMSVAGVLLGMLATGMSFSAIMTGLGIVALAGIVVKNGIVLIDTYNDYNRHQHVEPVKAMLLTAAQRVRPVLLTAFLTALGVIPMWANIEFDFIRREVVIGGLAGSWFIHLSAALVSGLFFSTALTLVMVPVMITAPSVMWSQIKWAGHQFGRLGRFATGRGRAAQAVPAGFDGMAVEIPDDADSTKRYIVSKDAGLVEKEKNGVTVVSRPEAAE; encoded by the coding sequence ATGGTCGACTTCATCGTCAAAATCCTCAGGATGCCGCGTGTCGTCCTGACGGTCATGGTCATCATGCTCGCGGCGGGCATTTCGGCCTATGTGTCGCTGCCCAAGGAGAGCTTCCCGGCCATCGACGTGCCGTATCTCTACGTGTCGATCAGCCAGACCGGCGTCTCCCCGCGAGACGCCGAGAACCTATTGGCGAAGCCGGCCGAAGAAGAGCTGGCGACGCTGCCGGGGCTGCAGAATATCAGTTCAACCTCGACCACCGGGCATGCCTCGGTGTTCCTCGAATTCGACATCAATACCGACAAGGACCAGGCGCTGGCCGATACCCGCGCCCGCATGGATGCCCTGAAGTCCAAGCTCCCCACCGATGCGGACGATCCGGTCGTGGCGGAAATCGACCTGGTGGGCATGCCGATCATTTCGGTGGCCGTCTATGGCAGCGCGCCGGAAAAGGAACTGGTGCGTCGCGCCGAGGACCTGCAGGATGCCCTGGAAGGCATTGCCGAAGTGCGCGAAGCCGTGCTCTCGGGCGCCCGTGACGAAATCCTCGAAGTGCGGATCGACCTGCTGCGGCTGGAAGCCTATGGGCTGACGGCCAGCCAGCTGTTTGACGCACTGGCCAAGAACAACATGGTGGTGCCGGGCGGTACGCTCAATACCGGCCAGGGCTCGTTCAATATCGAAGTTCCCGGCCTGATCACCGATGCGCAGGACGTGTTCGAGCTGCCGCTGAAGACCGACGGCAATACCGTCGTGACCTTCGGCGACGTCGCCACGATCACCCGCACGCTGGCCGATGCCACCGACTATACGACGGTGAACGGCTCGCAGGCGCTGATCATGGGCGTCAGCAAAAAGCTCGGCACCAATATCATCGACGTCTCCGACAAGGTGCGGGCGACGACCGAAACCCTGGCCAAGGATTGGCCGGCGGGCGTGCATTACAGCTTCTTCCTCGACCAGGCAGAGACGACCACGTCGCTGTTCCGCTCGCTCGAAGCAGCGGTGCTGACCGCCGTGGCCCTGGTGCTGATCACCTGCGTGGCGACGCTTGGCGTGCGCCCCGCGATCATGATCGGCATGTCCATTCCGCTATCGTTCATGATGGCATTCCTGGTGGCCCAGTCGCTGGGCATGACCATCAACATGATGGTGATGTTCGGCCTGGTGATCGCGGTGGGCGTGCTCGTCGACGACCCCGTGGTGGTGGTGGAATATGCCGAGCGAAAGCTGCAGGAAGGGGTGTCCAAGAAGGAAGCCTTCATCCTGGCGGTGCGCAAGATGTTCGTGCCGGTGGTTGGCGCCACCGCGACGACGCTCGGCGCCTTCGTGCCGTTGCTGTTCTGGCCCGGCATTATCGGCAAGTTCATGAGCTACCTGCCGATGATCGTGATCATCGTCATGGTCGCTTCGCTGATCTCGGCGCTGATCTTCATGCCTGTCATCGGCGCGGTCATCGCCTCCACGCATGTGGACGAGAAGGAGAAGGAAGCCGCCGACGTCGTGATGTATGCGGACAAGTTCGACTCCAAGAAGGTCCGCGGCCTGACCGGCATCTATGTGCGGACGCTGGAGCACCTGCTGCACTGGCCGCTGCCGACACTGGCGGTGGGCTTTGCCATCATCATCGGCATCTTCGCCACCTATGTGGCCAATCCGACCGGTACGGAGGCCTTCCCGGCTTCCGAGCCTGAATTCGCCACGGTAGCCGTGGTGGGTCGCGGCAATTATTCGCCGGAAGAAATTCGCGACATGATGAGCGAGATCGGCGACGAGATCATGCAGGTGCACGGCATTCAGGACGTGATCATGCAGTTCGGCTCGACCGGTGCCTTCGGCACCATGCCGCCGGACACGATCGGCAATTTCCAGTTGCAGCTCGTCAACTACAACAATCGCGTCAAGGCCGAGGAAATCTTTGCCGATATTCGCGAGCGGGTGGCGGGCTTTGCCGGCCTTGATATCCAGGTGCTGGCAGCCGAGAACGGCCCGCCGGCCGGCAAGGACATCAACCTGCGCGTGGAAAGCACGAACTACGACGACCTGGTGCCTGTCGTGGCCGCGATCCGCGAGCATATCGAGAGCATGCCGAACACGGTGGACGTCGAAGACGGGCGCCCCTCCCCCGGCATCGACTGGCAGATCACCATCGACCGCAACGAGGCCGGCAAATACGGCATCGGTGTGCGCGAGCTGGCGCCCTATGTGCAGCTCGTGACCTCGGGCGTGAACCTGGGCACCTATCGCGATGCCGAGACCGGCAAGGAACTCGACATCAAGGTGCGCCTGCCCGAGGAAGAGCGGACATTCGATGCGCTCGACTCGATGCGGATCGCCACCCAGCAGGGCATGATCCCGGTCAGCAACTTCATCGAGCGGACGGCTGTGCCCAAGGTCGCCAACATCCAGCGGCGCAACCAAGTCTACCAGATGCCCGTCGCTGCGGGCCTGGCCGACCTGCCGGAAGGCGTCTATGCCGCCGACCGTGTGGCCGAACTGCAGAGCTGGATTGCCGAGCAGCCGTTCCCCGAGACGGTGACCATCGCCTATGGCGGCGCGGAAGAGCAGATGGGCGACGCCAATGCGTTCATCATCCAGGCCTTCGGCATGGCGATGTTCCTGATCTTCTTCATCCTGCTGCTGGAATATAACAGCTTCTACCAGGTGATGGTGACGCTCTCGACGGTCATCATGTCGGTGGCGGGCGTGCTGTTGGGCATGCTGGCAACGGGGATGAGCTTCTCGGCCATCATGACGGGGCTGGGCATCGTGGCGCTGGCGGGCATTGTGGTGAAGAACGGCATCGTGCTGATCGACACCTACAATGACTATAACCGGCACCAGCATGTCGAGCCGGTCAAGGCGATGCTGCTTACCGCCGCACAGCGCGTGCGGCCGGTGCTGCTGACCGCGTTCCTGACGGCTCTGGGCGTGATCCCGATGTGGGCGAATATCGAGTTCGACTTCATCCGCCGCGAGGTGGTGATCGGGGGCCTGGCCGGTTCGTGGTTCATCCACCTTTCGGCTGCGCTGGTTTCGGGCCTGTTCTTCTCGACCGCCCTGACCCTGGTCATGGTGCCGGTGATGATCACCGCGCCCAGCGTGATGTGGAGCCAGATCAAGTGGGCCGGCCATCAGTTCGGCCGGCTGGGGCGCTTCGCCACCGGCCGTGGCCGGGCAGCGCAGGCGGTGCCGGCAGGCTTTGACGGCATGGCCGTGGAAATCCCCGACGATGCCGACAGCACCAAGCGCTACATCGTCAGCAAGGATGCCGGGCTGGTGGAAAAGGAAAAGAACGGCGTGACCGTGGTCAGCCGGCCGGAAGCAGCCGAATAG
- a CDS encoding ArsR/SmtB family transcription factor, whose protein sequence is MTIKHSEAMRDDDIAIIMRAMGHPVRLNILRILARQERGECCCADVTDELTLAQSTVSQHIKVLLDAGLIERKPRGTRNCYIVQHDRLAALGDAYSGMIAGFSPAPTKLEAEPA, encoded by the coding sequence ATGACGATTAAACACAGCGAAGCCATGCGCGACGACGATATTGCGATCATCATGCGAGCGATGGGCCACCCCGTGCGGCTCAACATCCTGCGCATCCTGGCCCGGCAGGAGCGCGGCGAGTGTTGCTGCGCCGACGTCACCGACGAGCTGACCCTGGCCCAGTCCACCGTATCCCAGCACATCAAGGTACTGCTCGATGCCGGCCTCATCGAGCGCAAGCCGCGCGGCACGCGCAATTGTTACATCGTCCAGCATGACCGGTTGGCCGCCCTTGGCGACGCCTATTCCGGCATGATTGCGGGCTTCAGCCCCGCACCCACCAAACTGGAAGCGGAACCCGCCTGA